The Actinomadura sp. WMMB 499 genome includes a window with the following:
- a CDS encoding recombinase-like helix-turn-helix domain-containing protein produces the protein MTEDLYLEVHQTRDREPTPYERKLAGAIEEVFATGAHDLPALVAGLRERGITGPDGAPLTEDAFRSEMTRLGA, from the coding sequence TTGACCGAGGACCTGTACCTGGAAGTGCACCAGACGCGCGACCGCGAACCCACCCCGTACGAGCGCAAGCTCGCCGGGGCCATCGAGGAGGTCTTCGCGACCGGGGCGCACGACCTGCCCGCGCTCGTCGCGGGCCTGCGCGAGCGCGGCATCACCGGACCGGACGGCGCGCCCCTCACCGAGGACGCGTTCCGCAGCGAGATGACCAGGCTGGGGGCTTGA
- a CDS encoding Rieske 2Fe-2S domain-containing protein, translating to MRTVKTTPTAGHILATGLRNRWYAVYPAHLVRPGEMKRLVRLGEGWLLFREPDGTPHMIADRCPHRSARLSLGQHLGDRIACQYHGVQVDGTGTVVSVPGMPGCALEGKQAVRTLPLREEAGAIFAYFGDDLHPEPVEFGLPDRLADPDTSHFLNYAEWRTPWRFYIDNVLDPMHGAFLHRQSHSMAGGDTSARFRIRETDRGFFFEKTDQRGVNFDWVEFARTGLDWVDLEIPYAAFAGPGGPFGIVGAATPITATESAVFHWRTRRVQGWERDVWRFLYRMTIEERHWEVLEQDRTMLEVMPPDADSDENLYQHDLGVVRIRRMFRAEAERQAADLAEAAAAKAAPKAPARGGAGNGARAGAGAPS from the coding sequence ATGAGGACCGTGAAGACGACGCCGACCGCCGGGCACATCCTCGCGACCGGGCTCCGGAACCGCTGGTACGCGGTCTACCCGGCGCACCTCGTCCGTCCCGGCGAGATGAAGCGGCTGGTCCGGCTCGGCGAGGGCTGGCTGCTGTTCCGCGAGCCGGACGGCACCCCGCACATGATCGCCGACCGCTGCCCGCACCGCAGCGCCCGGCTCTCCCTCGGGCAGCACCTCGGCGACCGGATCGCCTGCCAGTACCACGGCGTCCAGGTCGACGGCACCGGCACCGTCGTGTCCGTGCCCGGCATGCCCGGCTGCGCCCTCGAGGGCAAGCAGGCCGTCCGCACCCTGCCGCTGCGCGAGGAGGCCGGCGCGATCTTCGCCTACTTCGGCGACGACCTGCACCCCGAACCCGTCGAGTTCGGGCTTCCCGACCGCCTCGCCGACCCGGACACGTCCCACTTCCTCAACTACGCCGAATGGCGGACGCCCTGGCGGTTCTACATCGACAACGTGCTCGACCCCATGCACGGCGCGTTCCTGCATCGGCAGTCGCACTCGATGGCGGGCGGCGACACCTCGGCCCGGTTCCGCATCCGCGAGACCGACCGCGGGTTCTTCTTCGAGAAGACCGACCAGCGCGGGGTCAACTTCGACTGGGTCGAGTTCGCCCGCACCGGCCTCGACTGGGTCGACCTCGAGATCCCGTACGCCGCGTTCGCCGGTCCCGGCGGTCCCTTCGGCATCGTCGGCGCCGCCACCCCGATCACCGCGACCGAGTCGGCCGTCTTCCACTGGCGCACCCGCCGCGTGCAGGGCTGGGAGCGGGACGTGTGGCGCTTCCTCTACCGGATGACGATCGAGGAGCGGCACTGGGAGGTCCTCGAGCAGGACCGCACGATGCTCGAGGTCATGCCGCCCGACGCCGACAGCGACGAGAACCTGTACCAGCACGACCTCGGCGTCGTCCGGATCCGCCGCATGTTCCGGGCGGAGGCGGAGCGGCAGGCCGCCGACCTCGCCGAGGCCGCCGCCGCGAAGGCCGCGCCGAAGGCGCCCGCACGGGGCGGGGCGGGGAACGGGGCGAGGGCCGGAGCGGGAGCCCCGTCGTGA
- a CDS encoding RidA family protein gives MTGASGTAGASRTAGSAGAAGSPEETVMLTVFLRHDQSKNLHEIQDTLGEREWWTRFPPGRSEIVSWVVAMGIGQIVTLRVPASELNLVNVELERSAWGVFETDFYPTYDFVPVRERLTREWLESRDEPARDPVRAPEAARTIRAASVPEAPRPGMFSNGKRVGDRFVLSGMHAGTGQGSTYEQARRTLAKIQALVEAAGGAMDDVLALRVYLTDIADKAEVGRARAEFFTGDFPCSTLVEVSRLVEPGLTVEIEAEGVIGSSAR, from the coding sequence GTGACCGGTGCGTCCGGGACGGCCGGGGCGTCCAGGACGGCCGGTTCCGCCGGGGCGGCCGGTTCGCCGGAGGAGACGGTCATGCTGACCGTCTTCCTCCGGCACGACCAGAGCAAGAACCTCCACGAGATCCAGGACACGCTGGGCGAACGCGAGTGGTGGACCCGCTTCCCGCCCGGACGGTCGGAGATCGTGTCGTGGGTCGTCGCGATGGGCATCGGCCAGATCGTCACCCTCCGCGTCCCGGCGAGCGAACTCAACCTCGTGAACGTCGAACTGGAGCGGAGCGCGTGGGGCGTCTTCGAGACCGACTTCTACCCGACGTACGACTTCGTCCCGGTGCGGGAACGGCTCACGCGGGAGTGGCTGGAGTCGCGGGACGAACCGGCGCGCGACCCCGTGCGGGCTCCCGAGGCCGCGCGGACGATCCGGGCGGCGTCCGTCCCGGAGGCGCCCCGGCCGGGGATGTTCAGCAACGGCAAGCGGGTCGGCGACCGGTTCGTCCTGTCCGGCATGCACGCGGGGACCGGACAGGGAAGCACCTACGAGCAGGCGCGACGCACCCTCGCCAAGATCCAGGCGCTCGTGGAGGCCGCCGGGGGAGCGATGGACGACGTCCTCGCCCTCCGCGTCTACCTGACCGACATCGCGGACAAGGCCGAGGTGGGGCGGGCCCGCGCCGAGTTCTTCACCGGCGACTTCCCCTGCTCGACGCTCGTCGAGGTGTCGCGGCTCGTCGAGCCCGGCCTCACCGTCGAGATCGAGGCGGAGGGCGTCATCGGCTCGTCCGCCCGCTGA
- a CDS encoding MarR family winged helix-turn-helix transcriptional regulator → MASQRPSSDLIDLVIEQWGREMPGMDVDSIRVLGRLHRCDVRYQALVAETLAKFDLTTPAFDVLASLRRSGPSYRRTAGELAQVGLITTGGLTQRIDRLEKAGLVRRAKDEHDRRVVYIELTEAGRDLIDRVVEEHFRTQDRMLGALRQSERRELARLLSRLEVSLDVFDHLREDDAATA, encoded by the coding sequence GTGGCGTCGCAGCGTCCCTCGTCCGACCTCATCGATCTCGTCATCGAGCAGTGGGGCCGCGAGATGCCCGGGATGGACGTCGACAGCATCCGCGTCCTCGGCCGCCTGCACCGCTGCGACGTCCGGTACCAGGCGCTCGTCGCCGAGACCCTCGCGAAGTTCGACCTCACCACGCCGGCGTTCGACGTCCTGGCGTCCCTGCGGCGCAGCGGCCCGTCCTACCGGCGCACCGCCGGCGAGCTCGCGCAGGTCGGGCTGATCACCACCGGCGGGCTCACCCAGCGCATCGACCGGCTGGAGAAGGCGGGGCTCGTCCGCCGCGCGAAGGACGAGCACGACCGCCGCGTCGTCTACATCGAGCTGACCGAGGCCGGCCGCGACCTCATCGACCGGGTCGTCGAGGAGCACTTCCGCACGCAGGACCGGATGCTCGGCGCGCTCCGGCAGTCCGAGCGGCGCGAGCTGGCGCGGCTGCTCTCGCGCCTGGAGGTGTCCCTCGACGTGTTCGACCACCTGCGCGAGGACGACGCCGCGACCGCCTGA
- a CDS encoding ATP-binding cassette domain-containing protein, which yields MTAFARDGADTGHGTIEVVGARTNNLRDVSVTVPKGRLVAFTGVSGSGKTSLAVDTLHSEAQLRYLEGLSPFVRQYITQRNRPKVDRILGLGATLAVDQRRLNRNPRSTVATITGIDGHLGLLYSRLPAIGADPAAERADGPLTTAHFDRHTPEGGCADCHGAGGRWQAREDLVITRPERPLFEGGSHWFAKWRSGEHAFVPALAEKRGVDLGLPWRSLPEEFRRCVLYGTGDEKVEATVEMPNKNETAVMTYTSIQPLRGALAEVERLFANARTSGAKQRYLPYMRKAPCGACGGSGFDEAARSVRLGGLTYPELLDVEVREVANWARRVADGLDARRREVGGPLLDDLARRLGLLDRLGLAHLGLARSAATLSGGELQRTRLAAQLGTELSGIVFVLDEPGAGLHPADKAQLLDIALELRAAGNTVLLVEHDPELIARADWVVDMGPGAGRRGGAVLVSGPPAAVAAHPGSPTGRYLAGAGPRLRRTRRPAGDGTGWVELRGLRAHNVTADLVRLPAGRLTCLTGVSGSGKSSLLGALGAGAEAALTGTATDTVREVTGLDGFGWVAVVDQEPLGRTPRSNPATYSKAFDIVRKLFAGTAAARERGADASWFSFNTAGGGRCEVCAGHGRTLVDMHFLPDVWVVCDACEGRRYGPEAQDIRYLGLTVDQVLELTVAEAVERFTGPPQLAETLEALHRVGLGYLRLGQSATELSGGEAQRLKLASAIQRGAASRRAGLVVLDEPVSGLHPSDVQRVVDALDALLDSGNTVVVAEHDIPVAASADWVIDLGPGAGPDGGAVVAAGTPDAVAAAGTPTARYLRRYAAGLPLLGD from the coding sequence TTGACCGCATTCGCACGCGACGGGGCGGACACGGGGCACGGCACCATCGAGGTGGTGGGCGCCCGCACGAACAACCTGCGGGACGTGTCGGTGACCGTCCCCAAGGGACGGCTCGTCGCCTTCACCGGGGTGAGCGGCAGCGGCAAGACCTCGCTGGCCGTCGACACCCTGCACAGCGAGGCCCAGCTGCGGTACCTGGAGGGGCTGTCGCCGTTCGTCCGGCAGTACATCACCCAGCGCAACCGGCCGAAGGTCGACCGGATCCTGGGGCTCGGCGCGACCCTCGCCGTCGACCAGCGCCGCCTGAACCGCAACCCCCGCTCCACGGTCGCGACGATCACCGGCATCGACGGGCACCTCGGGCTCCTGTACTCGCGCCTTCCGGCGATCGGCGCCGACCCGGCGGCGGAGCGCGCGGACGGGCCGCTGACGACCGCGCACTTCGACCGCCACACCCCCGAGGGCGGCTGCGCGGACTGCCACGGGGCCGGTGGCCGGTGGCAGGCCCGGGAGGACCTGGTCATCACCCGGCCCGAGCGTCCCCTCTTCGAGGGCGGCTCGCACTGGTTCGCCAAGTGGCGGTCGGGCGAGCACGCGTTCGTCCCGGCGCTCGCGGAGAAGCGGGGCGTGGACCTCGGCCTGCCCTGGCGGTCGCTGCCGGAGGAGTTCCGCCGGTGCGTCCTGTACGGCACGGGTGACGAGAAGGTCGAGGCGACCGTCGAGATGCCGAACAAAAACGAGACGGCCGTGATGACCTACACGTCGATCCAGCCGCTGCGGGGCGCGCTGGCCGAGGTGGAGCGGCTGTTCGCGAACGCGCGGACGTCCGGTGCCAAGCAGCGCTACCTGCCGTACATGCGCAAGGCGCCCTGCGGCGCCTGCGGCGGCAGCGGGTTCGACGAGGCGGCCCGGTCCGTGCGGCTCGGCGGGCTGACCTACCCCGAACTGCTCGACGTCGAGGTGCGGGAGGTGGCGAACTGGGCGCGGCGCGTGGCGGACGGCCTGGACGCCCGGCGGCGCGAGGTGGGCGGACCGCTGCTGGACGACCTGGCCCGCAGGCTCGGCCTCCTCGACCGGCTCGGGCTGGCCCACCTCGGGCTGGCGCGCAGCGCGGCGACGCTGTCCGGCGGCGAACTGCAGCGGACCCGGCTCGCGGCGCAGCTCGGCACCGAGCTGAGCGGCATCGTCTTCGTCCTGGACGAGCCCGGGGCCGGGCTGCACCCGGCGGACAAGGCGCAGCTGCTCGACATCGCCCTGGAGTTGCGCGCGGCAGGCAACACGGTGCTCCTCGTCGAGCACGACCCCGAACTGATCGCGCGAGCCGACTGGGTGGTGGACATGGGGCCCGGCGCGGGACGCCGCGGCGGCGCGGTGCTCGTGTCCGGGCCGCCCGCCGCCGTGGCCGCCCACCCCGGGTCGCCGACCGGCCGGTACCTGGCCGGTGCGGGGCCCCGGCTGCGCCGGACCCGCCGCCCGGCCGGGGACGGCACCGGCTGGGTGGAGCTGCGCGGCCTGCGAGCGCACAACGTCACCGCCGACCTCGTGCGCCTCCCCGCCGGGCGCCTCACCTGCCTGACCGGGGTCAGCGGCAGCGGCAAGAGCAGCCTCCTCGGCGCGCTCGGGGCGGGCGCGGAGGCCGCCCTGACCGGCACCGCGACCGACACGGTGCGCGAGGTGACCGGCCTGGACGGTTTCGGCTGGGTCGCCGTCGTCGACCAGGAACCGCTCGGGCGGACGCCGCGCTCCAACCCGGCCACCTACAGCAAGGCGTTCGACATCGTCCGGAAGCTCTTCGCCGGAACCGCCGCAGCCCGCGAGCGCGGGGCCGACGCCTCCTGGTTCAGCTTCAACACCGCGGGCGGCGGCCGCTGCGAGGTCTGCGCCGGTCACGGCCGCACGCTGGTCGACATGCACTTCCTGCCGGACGTGTGGGTGGTCTGCGACGCGTGCGAGGGACGCCGCTACGGGCCGGAGGCCCAGGACATCAGGTACCTGGGCCTGACCGTCGACCAGGTGCTGGAGCTGACCGTCGCCGAGGCCGTCGAGCGGTTCACCGGACCCCCGCAGCTCGCGGAGACTCTGGAGGCCCTGCACCGCGTCGGGCTCGGCTACCTCCGGCTCGGCCAGAGCGCCACCGAACTGTCCGGCGGCGAGGCGCAGCGGCTGAAGCTGGCGTCCGCGATCCAGCGCGGCGCCGCGAGCCGCCGCGCCGGGCTCGTCGTCCTCGACGAGCCCGTCTCGGGCCTGCACCCGTCCGATGTCCAGCGCGTGGTGGACGCCCTCGACGCGCTGCTCGACTCGGGCAACACCGTCGTCGTGGCCGAGCACGACATCCCCGTCGCCGCGTCCGCCGACTGGGTGATCGACCTCGGCCCCGGAGCCGGACCGGACGGGGGCGCGGTGGTCGCGGCGGGCACCCCGGACGCCGTCGCGGCGGCCGGCACCCCGACCGCCCGCTACCTCCGCCGGTACGCGGCGGGCCTGCCGCTCCTGGGCGACTGA
- a CDS encoding aldehyde dehydrogenase family protein, translating into MDDSIFVGGTWRRGGGELIETRDPADGRVLGRLHGASVQDVDDAVRTGRAAIDASGWRDALPHERARVLREIGARIAAAADEISAVQTADTGKTRAETRALALSASGTFTYMAAALETMEEAVTPPRGPYLTMTAHEPYGVVGAITPWNSPIASDAQKAAPALAAGNAVVLKPPLWAPCVSLLLARLCEEAGLPKGLLSVLPGPGMPVGDAIVRHPLVGKVSFTGGTGTGRTIGRAAAEKIMPVTLELGGKSPTIVFPDADVEQALAGVLFGIFSSSGQSCIAGSRVFVHESVFDAFVRRLVERAEALRVGPGTDERTQVAPLVTHEHRNRVAGMVDEAVRQGAKALCGGAIPDDPELRAGAYYLPTVLGGVTNDAAICREEVFGPVAVVLPFADEDDLVRQANDTDYGLACGIWTADYRRAWRVARGIDAGTVWVNTYKQFSISTPFSGHKASGLGTEKGREGIKSYMRQKSVYWGMDEAPLPWAAG; encoded by the coding sequence GTGGACGACTCGATCTTCGTTGGCGGCACGTGGCGGCGTGGCGGCGGCGAGCTCATCGAGACCCGCGACCCCGCCGACGGGCGGGTGCTCGGGCGCCTGCACGGCGCGTCCGTCCAGGACGTCGACGACGCCGTCCGGACGGGACGCGCGGCAATCGACGCGAGCGGCTGGCGGGACGCGCTGCCGCACGAGCGGGCCCGGGTGCTGCGGGAGATCGGCGCGCGGATCGCGGCGGCGGCCGACGAGATCTCGGCCGTCCAGACCGCCGACACCGGCAAGACGCGGGCCGAGACGCGGGCGCTCGCGCTGAGCGCGTCCGGCACCTTCACCTACATGGCCGCCGCGCTGGAGACGATGGAGGAGGCCGTCACCCCGCCGCGCGGCCCGTACCTGACGATGACCGCGCACGAGCCCTACGGGGTGGTCGGGGCGATCACGCCGTGGAACTCGCCGATCGCGAGCGACGCGCAGAAGGCGGCGCCCGCGCTGGCCGCGGGGAACGCGGTGGTGCTGAAGCCGCCGCTGTGGGCGCCGTGCGTGTCGCTGCTGCTGGCGCGGCTGTGCGAGGAGGCGGGGCTCCCGAAGGGGCTGCTGTCGGTCCTGCCCGGCCCCGGGATGCCGGTGGGCGACGCGATCGTCCGGCATCCGCTCGTCGGCAAGGTGTCGTTCACGGGCGGAACCGGGACGGGACGGACGATCGGGCGGGCCGCCGCGGAGAAGATCATGCCCGTGACGCTCGAGCTCGGCGGCAAGTCGCCCACGATCGTCTTCCCGGACGCGGACGTCGAGCAGGCGCTCGCGGGCGTCCTGTTCGGCATCTTCTCGTCGAGCGGGCAGAGCTGCATCGCGGGCTCGCGCGTGTTCGTCCACGAGTCGGTGTTCGACGCGTTCGTCCGGCGGCTCGTCGAGCGGGCGGAGGCGCTGCGGGTGGGGCCCGGGACGGACGAGCGAACGCAGGTGGCGCCGCTCGTCACGCACGAGCACCGGAATCGGGTCGCGGGGATGGTCGACGAGGCGGTGCGGCAGGGCGCGAAGGCGCTTTGCGGCGGGGCCATCCCGGACGATCCGGAACTGCGAGCGGGCGCGTACTACCTCCCGACCGTGCTCGGGGGCGTGACGAACGACGCGGCGATCTGCCGGGAGGAGGTCTTCGGGCCCGTCGCGGTCGTCCTCCCGTTCGCCGACGAGGACGACCTCGTCCGGCAGGCCAACGACACCGACTACGGCCTGGCGTGCGGGATCTGGACGGCCGACTACCGCCGGGCCTGGCGGGTCGCGCGGGGGATCGACGCGGGCACCGTGTGGGTCAACACCTACAAGCAGTTCAGCATCTCGACGCCGTTCAGCGGCCACAAGGCGAGCGGGCTCGGCACGGAGAAAGGCCGCGAGGGGATCAAGTCGTACATGCGGCAGAAGTCGGTGTACTGGGGGATGGACGAGGCGCCACTGCCCTGGGCCGCGGGATAG
- a CDS encoding ABATE domain-containing protein, with amino-acid sequence MSTVVPLTGEPLALDLVNTRTAAGDLLATPDDLHAWVKLQAGRLPDGTCGDLEAVRAVRAHTAAALERVRHGERPDAADLAALNDAQRAAAAISEVTWDGSAVAVARRRAGAEALAAALAEAAAELLADPAVTKVRQCEADGCVLLFLPAHPRRRWCSAARCGNRARVARHYRKHRGID; translated from the coding sequence ATGAGCACCGTCGTCCCGCTGACCGGCGAACCCCTGGCCCTCGACCTGGTCAACACGCGCACCGCCGCCGGCGACCTGCTCGCCACCCCCGACGACCTGCACGCCTGGGTGAAGCTCCAGGCGGGACGGCTCCCGGACGGGACGTGCGGGGATCTCGAAGCCGTGCGGGCCGTGCGCGCGCACACGGCCGCCGCGCTGGAGCGCGTCCGGCACGGGGAGCGTCCGGACGCGGCCGACCTGGCGGCGCTCAACGACGCCCAGCGGGCGGCGGCCGCGATCAGCGAGGTGACGTGGGACGGTTCGGCGGTGGCCGTCGCGCGGCGGCGCGCCGGCGCCGAGGCGCTGGCCGCGGCGCTCGCGGAGGCCGCGGCCGAGCTGCTGGCCGACCCGGCGGTCACGAAGGTGCGGCAGTGCGAGGCCGACGGCTGCGTCCTGCTGTTCCTGCCCGCCCATCCGCGCCGCCGCTGGTGCTCGGCGGCCCGCTGCGGCAACCGCGCCCGGGTCGCGCGGCACTACCGGAAGCACCGGGGGATTGATTAA
- a CDS encoding alpha/beta fold hydrolase, with translation MVARIAHRHLDVDGVRVFYRESLPDRADAPVLLLLHGFPSASHQFRRLIDALGTRHRLIAPDYPGFGRTEAPDGFTYTFDRLADVTEGFVERLGLSRFAMYVFDFGAPIGFRLAERRPEWIAGLIVQNGNAYTEGLSDAARAFVALRPGQPGAEETIRGLLTLPGTRGQYETGVADPELVSPDGWTLDQHFLDLPGRKEAQVSLAFDYHSNVERYDAWQAWLRAHTPPTLITWGARDPFFPAPGAHAYLRDVPDADLHVFDTGHFALEDHLPQIAPLIDTFLDRVPAHA, from the coding sequence ATGGTCGCTCGCATCGCCCACCGGCACCTCGACGTCGACGGCGTCCGCGTCTTCTACCGCGAGTCGCTCCCCGACCGGGCGGACGCGCCCGTCCTGCTCCTCCTGCACGGGTTCCCGTCCGCGTCGCACCAGTTCCGGCGCCTGATCGACGCACTCGGCACCCGCCACCGCCTCATCGCGCCCGACTACCCCGGCTTCGGCCGCACCGAGGCCCCGGACGGCTTCACCTACACGTTCGACCGGCTCGCCGACGTCACCGAGGGCTTCGTCGAACGGCTCGGCCTGTCCCGTTTCGCCATGTACGTCTTCGACTTCGGCGCACCGATCGGCTTCCGGCTCGCCGAACGCCGTCCCGAGTGGATCGCGGGACTGATCGTCCAGAACGGCAACGCGTACACCGAAGGGCTCTCGGACGCCGCGCGCGCGTTCGTCGCCCTGCGGCCCGGCCAGCCGGGGGCCGAGGAGACGATCCGCGGCCTGCTCACGCTCCCCGGCACGCGCGGCCAGTACGAGACCGGGGTCGCGGACCCCGAACTCGTCTCCCCGGACGGTTGGACCCTCGACCAGCACTTCCTCGACCTGCCCGGACGCAAGGAGGCCCAGGTCTCGCTGGCGTTCGACTACCACTCGAACGTCGAACGCTACGACGCCTGGCAGGCATGGCTGCGCGCCCACACGCCGCCCACGCTCATCACCTGGGGCGCCCGCGACCCGTTCTTCCCGGCCCCCGGCGCGCACGCCTACCTGCGCGACGTCCCCGACGCCGACCTGCACGTCTTCGACACGGGCCACTTCGCCCTCGAAGACCACCTGCCGCAGATCGCCCCGCTCATCGACACGTTCCTCGACCGCGTGCCCGCGCACGCCTGA
- a CDS encoding methyltransferase domain-containing protein → MTDWHEVMRSVPRRSFTPEVVWADLGPGPWARIDRGADPDEWERVVALDQPLVTQFEDGAAEGEGLATSSLSMPAMVVRFLEQLDPFDHHRVLEIGTGAGWTAGLLSERVGAGNVTTVEIDPGLSAQAGARLKAAGYEPEIVVGDGAEGRTDGAPFDRVHATCAVAEIPYAWVEQTRPGGVIVAPYSAGFGCGAILRLDVLGDGTAVGRFAGSADYMVLRSQRPARGPARAWPEAGDRDVRISRTRLDPRSLPLGPGVVDVAVAAQVPGVISRFYSEPDGATLWVLDRDDRRGSWASVDYEPGANDFEVQQAGDRDLWDEVEAAYLRWVRWGRPGMERFGITVTAAGDEVWFDGAVPAPVRRARARGRGTCR, encoded by the coding sequence GTGACCGACTGGCACGAGGTGATGCGATCGGTGCCCCGGCGTTCGTTCACGCCCGAAGTGGTGTGGGCGGACCTCGGGCCCGGCCCGTGGGCACGGATCGACCGTGGGGCCGATCCGGACGAGTGGGAACGGGTCGTGGCACTCGATCAGCCGCTCGTGACCCAGTTCGAGGACGGCGCCGCCGAGGGCGAAGGGCTCGCGACGTCCTCACTCTCGATGCCGGCGATGGTCGTCCGGTTCCTCGAGCAACTCGACCCGTTCGACCACCACCGGGTGCTGGAGATCGGGACGGGCGCGGGCTGGACGGCGGGCCTGCTGTCGGAACGCGTCGGTGCGGGCAACGTGACGACGGTCGAGATCGACCCCGGGCTGTCGGCGCAGGCCGGGGCACGCCTGAAGGCCGCCGGGTACGAACCGGAGATCGTCGTGGGCGACGGCGCCGAGGGCCGGACGGACGGCGCCCCGTTCGACCGCGTGCATGCGACGTGCGCCGTCGCGGAGATCCCGTACGCGTGGGTCGAGCAGACGCGGCCGGGCGGGGTGATCGTGGCGCCGTACAGCGCGGGGTTCGGGTGCGGCGCGATCCTCCGGCTGGACGTGCTCGGCGACGGGACGGCCGTCGGGCGGTTCGCCGGTTCGGCCGACTACATGGTGCTGCGCTCGCAGCGTCCGGCACGCGGCCCGGCCCGCGCATGGCCGGAGGCCGGGGACCGGGACGTCCGGATCAGCCGGACGCGCCTGGACCCCCGGTCGCTCCCGCTGGGACCGGGGGTCGTGGACGTGGCGGTGGCCGCGCAGGTTCCGGGCGTGATCTCGCGGTTCTACTCCGAGCCCGACGGCGCGACGCTCTGGGTCCTCGATCGGGACGACCGCCGCGGTTCGTGGGCGTCGGTCGACTACGAGCCCGGCGCGAACGACTTCGAGGTGCAGCAGGCCGGTGACCGCGATCTCTGGGACGAGGTCGAGGCCGCGTACCTGCGATGGGTCCGGTGGGGACGTCCGGGCATGGAGCGGTTCGGGATCACGGTCACGGCGGCCGGGGACGAGGTGTGGTTCGACGGTGCCGTCCCGGCGCCGGTCAGGCGTGCGCGGGCACGCGGTCGAGGAACGTGTCGATGA
- a CDS encoding helix-turn-helix domain-containing protein, whose amino-acid sequence MTFGEKLRALMVERKISQRRLAQLVPCDNGHLSKVANGLKNPSTELAERLDVVLDAGGRLAALRSRSPAHRAREDRLADDVAPELGGARLLAARGRPADGAFVDAVRETSQALVRMDMAHGASDILPLALRIFRAVNHKLGTGAYRPAIERDLLAAAGEAGEVAAWIAHDADEQDVSRRVIHEALMLSRQAGDRSLELFELTHLAMLAIHLRRPAEALRITGDLLDEDLPPRVRALLDIRRGRAFAQLGHDGRARDALGRARSILQDGITSRDAYWTWWLTDAEVLWHTGMAHAELGEWSAAVPLMSEAGELRMGYQRARFNDQVHLLNALVHVGDWSEAEPVLAEAADAVVDVNSVRTTNLLRRVTERIGRAGAPSTVAAQADDLHRFIADASPHASVVGMGSIERGDG is encoded by the coding sequence ATGACCTTTGGTGAAAAACTGCGCGCTCTCATGGTCGAACGAAAGATCAGCCAACGCAGATTGGCCCAGCTCGTTCCGTGCGACAACGGCCATTTGTCGAAGGTCGCCAACGGACTCAAGAATCCATCGACCGAACTGGCCGAACGGCTCGACGTGGTGCTCGACGCGGGAGGCCGACTCGCCGCCCTGAGATCGCGGTCACCGGCACACCGGGCGAGGGAAGACCGCCTGGCCGATGATGTGGCGCCGGAACTGGGCGGAGCGCGTTTGCTCGCCGCGCGCGGGCGTCCAGCAGACGGTGCGTTCGTCGATGCGGTCCGCGAGACCTCCCAGGCGCTTGTTCGTATGGACATGGCCCACGGCGCGAGCGACATCCTCCCGTTGGCGCTGCGCATTTTCCGTGCTGTCAACCACAAGCTCGGCACCGGCGCATACCGGCCCGCCATCGAGCGTGATCTCCTCGCCGCAGCCGGCGAGGCAGGGGAGGTCGCGGCCTGGATCGCCCATGACGCCGACGAACAAGACGTCTCGCGGCGCGTCATTCACGAAGCGCTGATGCTGTCCCGGCAGGCCGGGGACCGCAGCTTGGAGTTGTTCGAGCTCACGCACCTGGCGATGCTGGCGATCCACCTCCGCCGCCCTGCCGAGGCGCTGCGCATTACCGGTGACCTTCTCGACGAGGACTTGCCGCCTCGCGTCAGGGCGTTACTCGACATCCGTAGAGGCCGTGCCTTCGCCCAACTCGGACATGATGGCCGTGCCCGCGATGCTCTGGGCCGTGCCCGTTCCATCCTCCAGGACGGCATCACCTCCCGCGACGCCTACTGGACATGGTGGCTCACCGACGCCGAGGTGCTGTGGCACACGGGGATGGCTCATGCCGAGCTTGGAGAATGGAGCGCGGCCGTTCCCCTGATGAGCGAGGCCGGGGAGTTGAGGATGGGTTACCAGCGGGCTCGCTTCAACGACCAAGTGCATCTGCTGAATGCGTTGGTGCATGTGGGCGACTGGTCGGAGGCGGAACCCGTCCTGGCCGAAGCGGCGGACGCAGTAGTGGACGTGAATTCCGTGCGAACCACGAATCTGCTTCGCCGGGTCACGGAGCGCATCGGGCGTGCCGGAGCCCCATCGACCGTCGCCGCCCAGGCCGACGACCTCCACCGTTTCATCGCCGATGCGTCGCCCCACGCCAGCGTGGTCGGCATGGGCTCGATCGAGAGAGGGGACGGATGA